In [Chlorobium] sp. 445, the DNA window AAGTGCACAACCGCTAAATTCTTGAAGCCGAGTTTGAGCGATGCAATACGCTCACTTACTGATGTAATTGCTGCATCGTTGATAGCCAGCAACAACAGATTTGTTTCCTGTGGAATGTGCTCGAGATTGTCCGACACAATCGGAATATTCAACTCCTTGGCAAGTGTTTGTGCATCGGATAATGTGCGATTGATGAGCGCAAGCAAGTTATAGCCCTTTGCCACCAACTCTCTTGCAAGTGACGCGCCTAGAGCTCCTGTACCAACCAGCGTTACTCGGAAATGACTATGCTGAATCGAAGAATGATGCGTCATCATACTCGCCTCGCCAAATCAGTTTGTAGACTTTGAAAATGACACAGCAAGATACAAGTTTTCTTTGTTTGAGCTTAGTAACTCGGCAATTTTGCTCACACGCTTTGCAGAAAGTTGTCTTGCAACGCGCGCCACAATTGCTGCGATACCCAATCCTGTTCCAAACTTTTTGCCGTGTATGACCGCATAGCGCATTAACTCGTCATAATTGAGCGCCTCCAAGGCACTTAAGTAGTTTTGCATCACTTCACCTTGATATGCCGCATTAAAATTACAGTGCCCAATCACCAAGACTTTTTTACTCATTAAGACTTCGCTTAATGCAGCAGCAGTTTCATCGCACAAATCCACAGTCTGCTCGCCCATCAGAATTGGCAAAATTTTGAATGGGGCATGCCGACCGATCGTGCGTTGCAAAATAGGCAGTTGTGTTTCAATCGAATAGCCTTTTGGCAAACCCTCTTCGGAAATGAAAAAGTCATCGTCCTCATCACAGAGTTCATTGCGCACATAATCACTTAGTTCTACCTTGCCCAGCGGAGTTTCAAAGGCTGCAAAGCCCGACATTGCAATGCGATGGAACGCATCTACTGCTGGCGCAATAAACACCACCAAGTCTGGTGCCGTGTTCTCTACCTGCTTATAGGCTTTTGCAAGCAATGGTAAGAGTTCGTCGTAAGACGAATATGGCAAGAGCATCGCTTTGATTTCTCCTATGTTTTCCGTGCTTGCCTCTGAGCAGGCTCTGTCAATCATGTCTGCTAACACATCGGGCTGCTCTGGATAGAGCTTACCGGCAAACATTGGTTTGCGCACGGTGCGAAAAATTGTTAGCATTTTCTCGCTTTGATTGTGTGGTTGCAAAAGAAGCGCTTCAGTCATTGACTGGTCAAGGTTAATTGGAAGTGTTTTAATGTGGCGTAACAAAAACATAAACCTGAAATGTGATGTTTGAGTATAACTTTTACAAAGTCAATTTCCAATAATTATATCTGCTTTCAACTGCTGCGCTCTTATGCAAAAACCTTGGTCGCTGCTTGGCAAAAAAGCCCTTATTACTGGTGGCACAAAAGGTATCGGGCTTGCTATTGCCGAAGAATTTTTGATGCTCGGAGCAGAAGTGTGTATCGTAGCGCGAACCGAGACCGATGTTCAAAATCGGCTCAAAGCCTGGCGACGCCATAAGTGCAAAGTGCACGGGTTTGCTCTCAGCATCGAAAAACCAGCGGCACGCAACACACTGCTCAATGAACTCAAAATGCTTTGGGGACGCCTCGATATCTTGGTCAATAACGTCGGCACGAACATTCGCAAACCTACGACAAGCTATACAGACGAAGAAGTTGATTTCTTAATCCAAACAAACTTACGCTCGAGCTTTGAGCTATGCCGCTTGCTCTACCCCATGCTGCGCTCTCCTGAAGGTAGTGCAATTATCAATGTCAGTTCGGTAGCAGGTTCGCGCGTGGTGCAAACAGGCGCCGTTTATGCTATGACCAAAGCCGCTATTGAACAACTCACCCGATATTTAGCGGTAGAGTGGGCAGCCGAAGGAATTCGTGTCAACGCCGTCTCACCATGGTATATTCACACGCCGCTTGCTGATGAGGTCCTAAAGAATGAAGATTACAAACAACGCGTGCTCTCACGCACACCGCTCGGTCGCATTGGCAATCCCGAAGATGTGGCACGTGCTGTGGCATTCCTTGCAATGCCTGCTTCAGCTTATATCACCGGTCAATGTGTTTCAGTCGATGGTGGCTTTTCTGCCCTAGGCTTTTGAACAGAAAGTTTTATGCGAAACTTTTGACTTCGTCTCTCGTTACCCCAAGCAAAAAAGTTGTGAACGCTGAACGGGCTTTGTAAAAATGTTTGGATACAATCGCTACGAAAGCAATCCATTCATCTCAGTGCGTCTGATTCTGGCGCTTGTTATCGCGCTTATTTCGGTGGTCTCCTATTTTTCTTCGTGCGAACGCAATCCAATTACCGGCAAAACACAGTTTGTTGACCTGACACCTGACCAAGAAATTGCACTGGGCTTGAAAGCTACACCGCAAATGATTCGTCAATACGGTGGCTTGCACCCCGACGCCCGCATTCAGGAGCTTATTGATAAAGTTGGTCATCGCATTTTGCAAAAAAGTTCTGCTGGCGCAACACGCTGGAAGTTTGAGTTTCACTTGCTCAATGATCCTAAGACTGTCAATGCATTTGCACTGCCCGGTGGCCAAATTTTTATTTCCACAGGGCTTTACAATCTCTTGCAAACCGAAGGTCAACTTGCTGCTGTTTTAGGACATGAAATTGGACATGTTATTGCGCGTCACAGTTCACAGCGATTAGCAAAAAACAAACTCACACAAGGCTTGACTGGTGCAGTCGCTGTTGCAACTGGTGATGCTTCCAGCACGCAACTTGCTGCAGTTATTGGCGAACTTGTCAACATGAGTTACGGTCGTGATGACGAATTGGAAGCTGATGTCTTAGGCGTGCGCTTTATGTCGGAAGCGGGCTACGATCCACGCGCTATGATAGAGGTGATGAAAATTTTAGCAAAAGTTTCTGGCGGCACACGTCAACCTGAATTTTTCAGCACGCATCCTAATCCTGAAAACCGTATTGAGAAAATTCAAGCCGAAATCAAGCAACTCTACCCGCTTGGCGTGCCAGCGACACTTATCAAATAGTATCTGAACATTCTACTCTGTACCTTGCAGGTCGGCTTGTCTTGGCAATCTCTTTTCCTTGCAACACATGTGCAAACGGTTACGCACGCCGCGTAACCGTTTTGCCCTCGGGGTATCACAGTTAAAAATTAGACCGCCACGTTTTTTCTTTGAGCAGTACTTATTGTAGATATTTTTGAGTTCGGCAGCAATCATCTCGGCTGAGCGCGCCTCAATTTGATGACGATGAATCATGCCCATAAATTCACCATCTTTCATGAAGGCAA includes these proteins:
- the amrB gene encoding AmmeMemoRadiSam system protein B; this translates as MFLLRHIKTLPINLDQSMTEALLLQPHNQSEKMLTIFRTVRKPMFAGKLYPEQPDVLADMIDRACSEASTENIGEIKAMLLPYSSYDELLPLLAKAYKQVENTAPDLVVFIAPAVDAFHRIAMSGFAAFETPLGKVELSDYVRNELCDEDDDFFISEEGLPKGYSIETQLPILQRTIGRHAPFKILPILMGEQTVDLCDETAAALSEVLMSKKVLVIGHCNFNAAYQGEVMQNYLSALEALNYDELMRYAVIHGKKFGTGLGIAAIVARVARQLSAKRVSKIAELLSSNKENLYLAVSFSKSTN
- a CDS encoding tropinone reductase, with product MQKPWSLLGKKALITGGTKGIGLAIAEEFLMLGAEVCIVARTETDVQNRLKAWRRHKCKVHGFALSIEKPAARNTLLNELKMLWGRLDILVNNVGTNIRKPTTSYTDEEVDFLIQTNLRSSFELCRLLYPMLRSPEGSAIINVSSVAGSRVVQTGAVYAMTKAAIEQLTRYLAVEWAAEGIRVNAVSPWYIHTPLADEVLKNEDYKQRVLSRTPLGRIGNPEDVARAVAFLAMPASAYITGQCVSVDGGFSALGF
- a CDS encoding peptidase M48 Ste24p is translated as MFGYNRYESNPFISVRLILALVIALISVVSYFSSCERNPITGKTQFVDLTPDQEIALGLKATPQMIRQYGGLHPDARIQELIDKVGHRILQKSSAGATRWKFEFHLLNDPKTVNAFALPGGQIFISTGLYNLLQTEGQLAAVLGHEIGHVIARHSSQRLAKNKLTQGLTGAVAVATGDASSTQLAAVIGELVNMSYGRDDELEADVLGVRFMSEAGYDPRAMIEVMKILAKVSGGTRQPEFFSTHPNPENRIEKIQAEIKQLYPLGVPATLIK